One genomic segment of Streptomyces sp. TLI_146 includes these proteins:
- a CDS encoding isopenicillin N synthase family oxygenase, whose protein sequence is MSSTTLLSTSLPVVDLSQADDPATRDAFREGLHRAARDTGFFHLTGHGIEDAEVARILRLTREFFALPEAERLALSNLRSPHFRGYTRIGHELTGGRSDWRDQLDVGAERPAPEVGPGDPAYRWLEGPNQWPDALPELRTVVLDWQDRLAAVAHRLLQELLASIGAPADFFDAAFAERPHLHTKLIRYPGSAPEGDGQGVGAHKDYGFLTLLLQDSVGGLQVRLGDGFVDVPPLPGAFVVNLGELLEIATQGYLSATDHRVVSPPGAVERYSVPFFYNPRLDARVDTVPGDYLAHAPGVAHSADNPLHAEYGRNELKGWLRAHPQVARLHHPELVG, encoded by the coding sequence ATGTCCAGCACCACCCTGCTTTCCACCTCACTCCCCGTGGTCGACCTCTCGCAGGCCGACGACCCGGCCACGCGTGACGCCTTCCGCGAGGGGCTGCACCGAGCGGCTCGCGACACCGGGTTCTTCCATCTCACCGGGCATGGCATCGAGGACGCCGAGGTCGCCCGTATATTGCGGCTGACCAGGGAGTTCTTCGCACTGCCCGAGGCCGAACGGCTCGCCCTGAGCAATCTGCGCTCGCCCCACTTCCGTGGCTACACGCGCATCGGCCACGAGCTGACGGGCGGGCGTTCGGACTGGCGCGACCAGCTGGACGTCGGGGCCGAGCGGCCCGCGCCCGAGGTGGGGCCGGGCGACCCGGCGTACCGCTGGCTGGAGGGGCCGAACCAGTGGCCCGACGCGCTGCCCGAGCTGCGCACCGTCGTGCTGGACTGGCAGGACCGGCTCGCGGCCGTCGCGCACCGGCTGCTCCAGGAGCTGCTCGCCTCGATCGGCGCCCCGGCCGACTTCTTCGACGCCGCCTTCGCCGAGCGCCCGCATCTGCACACCAAGCTGATCCGCTACCCCGGCAGCGCGCCGGAGGGCGACGGCCAGGGCGTCGGCGCCCACAAGGACTACGGGTTCCTCACGCTGCTGCTCCAGGACTCCGTGGGCGGGCTCCAAGTCCGGCTCGGGGACGGCTTCGTGGACGTGCCGCCGCTGCCCGGCGCCTTCGTCGTCAACCTCGGCGAGCTCCTGGAGATCGCGACGCAGGGCTACCTCTCCGCGACCGACCACCGGGTGGTCTCGCCGCCCGGAGCGGTGGAGCGGTACTCGGTGCCGTTCTTCTACAACCCGCGTCTGGACGCCCGTGTCGACACGGTCCCCGGCGACTACCTGGCGCACGCGCCGGGCGTGGCGCACAGCGCGGACAACCCGCTGCACGCCGAGTACGGCCGCAATGAGCTGAAGGGGTGGCTGCGGGCCCATCCGCAGGTGGCCCGGCTGCACCACCCGGAGCTGGTGGGCTGA
- a CDS encoding M4 family metallopeptidase — MTSRISRSTRVGGSVAAAALLAAGLTGLSTGSAGASPTADGPSAQPLRLSASQRAELIREANATTAKAAGELGLGAQEKLVVRDVIKDADGTVHTRYERTYAGLPVLGGDLVVHETKAGKPAGVTRATRAAVKVASTTPALGAATVQQKALTAAKGAGAQKPTADQAPRKVIWAASGTPVLAYETVVGGFQDDGTPSQLHVVTDANTGKKLSEWQAVKTGTGNSEYSGKVTLGTTLSGSTYQLNDSARGAHKTYDLAHKTAGKGTLLTDADDVWGNGLASNTQTAAVDAHYGAGVTWDFYKNVLGRNGIKNDGVASYSRVHYGKNYVNAFWDDGCFCMTYGDGSGNAAPLTSLDVAGHEMSHGLTAATANLNYSGESGGLNEATSDIFGTSVEFYANNSTDVGDYLIGEKININGDGTPLRYMDKPSKDGGSKDSWYSGLGNLDVHYSSGPANHFFYLLSEGSGAKTINGVSYNSPTANGSTVTGIGRDKAVQIWYKALTTYMTSTTDYKGARTATLSAASALYGASSAEYKAVDAAWAAVSVS; from the coding sequence GTGACCTCTCGTATATCGCGTTCTACGCGCGTCGGCGGCTCCGTCGCCGCTGCCGCGCTGCTCGCCGCAGGCCTCACCGGCCTGTCCACCGGATCCGCCGGCGCCTCCCCCACGGCCGACGGTCCTTCCGCGCAGCCGCTCCGCCTCTCCGCCTCCCAGCGGGCCGAGCTGATCCGCGAGGCGAACGCCACCACCGCCAAGGCCGCCGGTGAACTGGGCCTCGGCGCCCAGGAGAAGCTGGTCGTCCGCGATGTGATCAAGGACGCCGACGGCACCGTCCACACCCGTTACGAGCGCACCTACGCCGGACTGCCCGTCCTCGGCGGCGACCTCGTCGTGCACGAGACCAAGGCGGGCAAGCCGGCGGGCGTGACCCGGGCGACCAGAGCCGCCGTCAAGGTCGCCTCCACGACCCCCGCGCTCGGCGCGGCCACCGTCCAGCAGAAGGCGCTCACCGCCGCCAAGGGAGCGGGCGCCCAGAAGCCCACCGCCGACCAGGCACCCCGCAAGGTGATCTGGGCCGCGAGCGGCACCCCGGTGCTCGCCTACGAGACGGTCGTCGGCGGCTTCCAGGACGACGGCACGCCGAGCCAGCTGCACGTCGTCACGGACGCCAACACCGGCAAGAAGCTCTCCGAGTGGCAGGCCGTCAAGACCGGTACGGGCAACAGCGAGTACAGCGGCAAGGTGACCCTCGGCACCACGCTCTCCGGGTCGACCTACCAGCTCAACGACTCCGCCCGGGGCGCCCACAAGACGTACGACCTGGCCCACAAGACCGCGGGCAAGGGCACCCTCCTGACCGACGCGGACGACGTGTGGGGCAACGGGCTGGCCTCCAACACCCAGACCGCGGCCGTCGACGCGCACTACGGCGCGGGGGTCACCTGGGACTTCTACAAGAACGTGCTGGGCCGCAACGGCATCAAGAACGACGGCGTGGCGTCCTACAGCCGGGTGCACTACGGCAAGAACTACGTCAACGCGTTCTGGGACGACGGCTGCTTCTGCATGACGTACGGCGACGGGTCCGGCAACGCCGCCCCGCTGACCTCGCTGGACGTGGCCGGGCACGAGATGTCGCACGGTCTGACGGCGGCCACCGCCAACCTGAACTACAGCGGTGAGTCCGGCGGCCTCAACGAGGCGACCTCGGACATCTTCGGCACCTCGGTGGAGTTCTACGCCAACAACTCCACCGACGTCGGCGACTACCTCATCGGCGAGAAGATCAACATCAACGGCGACGGCACGCCGCTGCGGTACATGGACAAGCCGAGCAAGGACGGCGGCTCCAAGGACAGCTGGTACTCCGGCCTCGGCAACCTCGACGTGCACTACTCGTCGGGCCCGGCCAACCACTTCTTCTACCTGCTCTCGGAGGGCAGCGGCGCCAAGACCATCAACGGCGTCAGCTACAACTCCCCCACGGCGAACGGCTCCACGGTCACCGGCATCGGCCGCGACAAGGCCGTCCAGATCTGGTACAAGGCGCTCACCACGTACATGACGTCGACGACCGACTACAAGGGCGCCCGCACCGCCACGCTCAGCGCGGCGAGCGCGCTCTACGGCGCGAGCAGCGCCGAGTACAAGGCGGTCGACGCGGCCTGGGCCGCGGTCAGCGTGAGCTGA
- a CDS encoding nuclear transport factor 2 family protein: MSAFRKAVESGDHAAIEELLAENVVFTSPVAFKPYPGRAITAAILRGVGRVFTDFRYVREIVGADGRDQALVFTAKVGGLEVNGCDFLHFDEDGLIDDFTVMVRPLSGANALAEAMGAQFDRIRAEVAAG, encoded by the coding sequence ATGAGCGCCTTCCGCAAAGCCGTGGAGTCCGGCGACCACGCCGCGATCGAGGAACTGCTCGCGGAGAACGTGGTGTTCACCAGTCCGGTGGCGTTCAAGCCGTACCCGGGCAGGGCCATCACGGCCGCAATCCTGCGGGGTGTGGGCCGGGTCTTCACCGACTTCCGCTATGTACGGGAGATCGTCGGCGCCGACGGCCGTGACCAGGCGCTGGTCTTCACGGCCAAGGTCGGCGGACTGGAGGTCAACGGCTGCGACTTCCTCCACTTCGACGAGGACGGGCTCATCGACGACTTCACGGTGATGGTCCGTCCGCTGTCCGGCGCGAACGCCCTGGCCGAGGCCATGGGGGCCCAGTTCGACCGCATCCGCGCGGAGGTGGCGGCGGGCTGA
- a CDS encoding organic hydroperoxide resistance protein, whose product MDALYTAAATANGREGRAVSSDGRLDLPLAMPPALGGNGEGTNPEQLFAAGYAACFASAMGAVGRQMKVDTKDVSVTAEVSIGKDDTGFGLAVVMRVELPDELAGETGRQLVEATHAYCPYSKATRGNIEVELVIE is encoded by the coding sequence ATGGACGCGCTGTACACCGCCGCCGCGACCGCCAACGGGCGCGAGGGCCGGGCCGTGAGCTCGGACGGCCGGCTCGACCTCCCGCTGGCCATGCCCCCGGCGCTCGGCGGAAACGGCGAGGGCACCAACCCCGAGCAGCTCTTCGCCGCCGGGTACGCGGCGTGCTTCGCCAGCGCCATGGGTGCGGTCGGCCGCCAGATGAAGGTCGACACCAAGGACGTCTCCGTCACCGCCGAGGTCTCCATAGGCAAGGACGACACCGGCTTCGGCCTCGCGGTCGTCATGCGCGTCGAGCTGCCGGACGAGCTCGCGGGCGAGACGGGCCGCCAGCTGGTGGAGGCGACCCATGCCTACTGCCCGTACTCCAAGGCGACGCGCGGCAACATCGAGGTCGAGCTCGTCATCGAGTAA
- a CDS encoding MarR family winged helix-turn-helix transcriptional regulator has translation MSSSSTPAAASHPPLASDVDLLRLDHQVCFSLHAASRAFGGVYRDALKDLGLTYPQYLVMLVLWEHGPQPVKVIGERLRLDSGTLSPLLKRLETAGLVTRERSAEDERSVTVRLTEEGSDLRERALPVPLKILSATGLSVTEVLALQQLLGRITNALDQAH, from the coding sequence ATGAGCTCCTCGTCGACCCCCGCCGCCGCGTCGCACCCGCCCCTGGCGTCCGACGTGGATCTGCTCCGCCTGGACCACCAGGTCTGCTTCTCCCTGCACGCCGCGTCGCGCGCCTTCGGCGGCGTCTACCGGGACGCGCTCAAGGACCTGGGCCTGACCTATCCGCAGTACCTGGTGATGCTGGTGCTGTGGGAGCACGGCCCGCAGCCCGTCAAGGTGATCGGCGAGCGGCTGCGGCTCGACTCGGGCACGCTCTCGCCTCTCCTGAAGCGGCTGGAGACGGCGGGTCTGGTGACCCGTGAGCGCAGCGCCGAGGACGAGCGCTCGGTGACGGTCCGGCTCACCGAAGAAGGCTCCGACCTGCGGGAGCGTGCGCTGCCCGTACCCCTGAAGATCCTTTCGGCCACGGGTCTGTCGGTGACGGAGGTCCTGGCGCTCCAGCAGCTCCTGGGGCGGATCACCAACGCCCTGGACCAGGCGCACTGA
- a CDS encoding sugar ABC transporter substrate-binding protein translates to MNTRMRRAAVSVTATAMAVSLAACGSAKESGDTGKVSGARKGGALKIGLLLPENQTARYEKFDKPLIEKMVKELTAGKGQVIYANAKQDATVQAQQVDTMITNKVDALIVDAVDSKAIAGAVKKAKDRGIPVVAFDRLAEGPIDAYTSFDNEQVGHVQGKALVDALGTKAKDGQIVMMNGAITDPNAALFKKGAHAELDGKVTIGKEYDTKEWKPENANANMEGAISALGKDKIVGVYSANDGMAGGIITALKAAGLPKIPPVTGQDAELAGVQRIVMGEQFMSVYKPYVQEGPVAAQMAVALAKGQPLTIITKTTVDSPTKKAIPSMIIPVVALTKANIKETVIRDGVYATSEICTPNVKDACAEMGLK, encoded by the coding sequence ATGAACACCCGTATGCGTCGTGCCGCCGTGTCCGTGACCGCCACCGCGATGGCCGTCTCTCTCGCCGCCTGCGGAAGCGCCAAGGAGTCCGGGGACACCGGCAAGGTCTCGGGGGCGAGGAAGGGCGGCGCACTCAAGATCGGTCTGCTGCTCCCGGAGAACCAGACCGCGCGTTACGAGAAGTTCGACAAGCCGCTCATCGAGAAGATGGTCAAGGAGCTCACGGCGGGCAAGGGTCAGGTGATCTACGCCAACGCCAAGCAGGACGCCACGGTCCAGGCCCAGCAGGTCGACACGATGATCACCAACAAGGTCGACGCGCTGATCGTCGACGCGGTGGACTCGAAGGCGATCGCGGGCGCGGTCAAGAAGGCCAAGGACCGGGGCATCCCGGTCGTCGCCTTCGACCGTCTGGCCGAGGGTCCGATCGACGCGTACACCTCGTTCGACAACGAGCAGGTCGGCCATGTGCAGGGCAAGGCCCTGGTCGACGCGCTGGGCACGAAGGCCAAGGACGGCCAGATCGTGATGATGAACGGTGCGATCACCGACCCGAACGCCGCGCTGTTCAAGAAGGGCGCGCACGCCGAGCTCGACGGCAAGGTGACCATCGGCAAGGAGTACGACACCAAGGAGTGGAAGCCGGAGAACGCCAACGCCAACATGGAAGGCGCGATCTCGGCCCTGGGCAAGGACAAGATCGTCGGCGTCTACTCCGCCAACGACGGCATGGCCGGCGGCATCATCACCGCCCTCAAGGCCGCCGGCCTGCCCAAGATCCCCCCGGTCACCGGCCAGGACGCCGAACTCGCCGGTGTGCAGCGCATCGTCATGGGCGAGCAGTTCATGAGCGTCTACAAGCCCTACGTCCAAGAGGGCCCCGTCGCCGCGCAGATGGCCGTGGCGCTGGCCAAGGGGCAGCCGCTGACCATCATCACCAAGACCACGGTCGACTCCCCCACGAAGAAGGCCATCCCCTCGATGATCATCCCGGTCGTGGCCCTCACCAAGGCCAACATCAAGGAGACGGTCATCCGCGACGGCGTCTACGCGACCTCCGAGATCTGCACGCCCAACGTCAAGGACGCCTGCGCCGAGATGGGCCTGAAGTAG
- a CDS encoding TetR/AcrR family transcriptional regulator, which produces MTADVKSPRARYREQTRADIKAAALEQLAEGGAQAVALTRIAKDMGLSGPALYRYFASRDELLGDLMRDAYDDLAHAVAHAGGSGATDARTALHALADAFLDWATAQPHRYLLIQGNPVPGYAAPPDTLERARAALGPFLAVFAAGDPPEAFRPVVEEMAQWVREDVSLAAWVWEHTGRPARDTAAGTALAGAVLAWSQLHGTVSLAVSGQYGGIGHRTRTLLMAQADALADAFRLA; this is translated from the coding sequence ATGACCGCCGACGTGAAGAGTCCCCGGGCCCGCTACCGGGAGCAGACCCGCGCCGACATCAAGGCGGCGGCGCTGGAACAGCTCGCCGAGGGAGGCGCCCAGGCTGTGGCGCTGACCCGGATCGCCAAGGACATGGGGCTCTCCGGACCCGCGCTCTACCGCTACTTCGCCAGCCGCGACGAGCTGCTCGGCGATCTGATGCGCGACGCCTACGACGATCTGGCGCACGCCGTCGCGCACGCCGGGGGCAGCGGCGCCACCGACGCCCGTACCGCGCTGCACGCGCTGGCCGACGCCTTCCTGGACTGGGCCACCGCGCAGCCGCACCGCTATCTGCTGATCCAGGGGAACCCGGTGCCGGGCTATGCCGCGCCGCCGGACACCCTGGAGCGCGCACGGGCCGCGCTCGGCCCCTTCCTCGCGGTCTTCGCCGCCGGGGATCCCCCTGAGGCGTTCCGCCCGGTGGTCGAGGAGATGGCCCAGTGGGTACGGGAGGACGTCTCGCTGGCCGCGTGGGTCTGGGAGCACACCGGGCGCCCCGCGCGCGACACCGCGGCCGGGACGGCGCTGGCGGGCGCGGTGCTCGCCTGGTCGCAGCTGCACGGCACGGTGAGCCTCGCGGTGTCGGGCCAGTACGGCGGGATCGGCCACCGGACCCGGACGCTGCTCATGGCTCAGGCCGACGCTCTGGCGGACGCGTTCCGGCTCGCGTGA